A genomic stretch from Deltaproteobacteria bacterium includes:
- a CDS encoding alpha/beta fold hydrolase — translation MARRLIARDIVADGIRIHVVEAGEGPALMLLHGLTATHFTWEHTIPAFADRWRVIAPDLPGHGRSEKPDAPYTIDFYAGVIRSLARALDVDEALVVGNSLGGQIAVELGLAYPRFTRALVLAAPAGGYATGMRAVGWAIEGLAGPRTLRVALPRALDFCFHDPRQPACVARRSLLLERLAHEDYPRFARAVSRSLRGALAAGRQPLERLWQPTLLVWGRHDRLVALSGSRRLLRAVPHARLAVLDGCGHLPMVEQPARFNHVVADFLRVVEASPLPGAGRVA, via the coding sequence ATGGCTCGACGGCTGATCGCACGCGACATCGTCGCGGACGGCATCCGGATCCATGTGGTCGAGGCGGGGGAGGGGCCCGCCCTGATGCTCCTCCATGGCCTCACGGCCACGCACTTCACCTGGGAGCACACGATCCCCGCTTTTGCCGATCGGTGGCGGGTGATCGCGCCCGACCTCCCGGGTCACGGGCGCTCCGAGAAGCCGGACGCGCCGTACACGATCGACTTCTACGCCGGTGTGATCCGGAGCCTCGCCCGCGCGCTCGACGTCGACGAGGCGCTGGTCGTCGGAAACTCGCTGGGAGGCCAGATCGCGGTCGAGCTCGGCCTCGCCTATCCGCGCTTCACGCGCGCCCTCGTGCTCGCGGCGCCCGCGGGCGGCTACGCGACGGGGATGCGGGCCGTCGGATGGGCGATCGAAGGCCTGGCCGGGCCGCGCACGCTGCGCGTCGCGCTGCCGCGGGCACTCGACTTCTGCTTCCACGACCCGCGCCAGCCGGCGTGCGTCGCGCGCCGCAGCCTCCTGCTCGAGCGGCTGGCGCACGAGGACTATCCGCGCTTCGCGCGTGCCGTGAGCCGTTCGCTGCGCGGCGCGCTGGCGGCCGGACGGCAGCCGCTCGAGCGCCTGTGGCAGCCGACGCTGCTCGTCTGGGGACGGCACGACCGCCTGGTGGCGCTGTCCGGAAGCCGCCGCCTCCTGCGCGCCGTGCCGCACGCCAGGCTCGCCGTGCTCGACGGCTGCGGGCACCTGCCGATGGTCGAGCAGCCGGCTCGCTTCAACCACGTGGTGGCCGACTTCCTGCGCGTCGTCGAGGCCTCGCCCCTGCCCGGTGCGGGGCGCGTCGCGTAG
- a CDS encoding 3-phosphoglycerate dehydrogenase, producing the protein MRALITASFDPRARARLERLMEVVHEDWKERGTIHFDGAEFAAHIREVGADVLIVEADLVHAEVLNGCRLRMIGCCRGDPVNVDLELATAKGVPVFHAPGRNADAVADLTLAFMLMLARRLPAIQEAFRGGDVRLESAADFLALYTSFTGFELGGLTIGLVGLGAVGREVARRLLAFRARVIAADPHPAEVPPGVALVELDDLLREADIVSLHAPLMPETHGLLSRGRLAMLKPSAFLINTARAHLADEDALYEMLRDGRLAGAALDVLSDEPLRPGHRFLALPSVVVTPHIGGATVDVVRHQSAIVVDAIERYLRGERPRWIANPAVLDGRR; encoded by the coding sequence ATGCGGGCCCTGATCACGGCCTCCTTCGACCCGCGCGCACGGGCGCGCCTCGAACGCCTCATGGAGGTCGTGCACGAGGACTGGAAGGAGCGCGGGACGATCCACTTCGACGGCGCCGAGTTCGCCGCCCACATCCGCGAGGTCGGGGCCGACGTGCTGATCGTCGAGGCGGACCTGGTGCACGCCGAGGTGCTGAACGGGTGCCGGCTCCGCATGATCGGCTGCTGCCGGGGCGACCCGGTGAACGTCGACCTCGAGCTGGCCACCGCCAAGGGCGTGCCGGTGTTCCACGCCCCGGGGCGCAACGCGGACGCCGTCGCCGACCTGACCCTCGCCTTCATGCTGATGCTCGCCCGGCGGCTGCCCGCGATCCAGGAGGCGTTCCGCGGAGGGGATGTCCGGCTCGAGAGCGCGGCCGACTTCCTCGCGCTCTACACGAGCTTCACCGGGTTCGAGCTCGGCGGCCTCACCATCGGGCTCGTCGGCCTCGGCGCCGTCGGGCGCGAGGTGGCGAGACGGCTCCTCGCGTTCAGGGCGCGCGTGATCGCGGCCGATCCGCATCCCGCCGAGGTGCCGCCCGGCGTCGCGCTGGTCGAGCTCGACGACCTGCTGCGCGAGGCGGACATCGTGTCGCTGCACGCGCCGCTCATGCCCGAGACGCACGGGCTCCTCTCCCGCGGCCGGCTTGCCATGCTGAAGCCCTCGGCGTTCTTGATCAACACGGCGCGTGCGCACCTCGCCGACGAGGACGCGCTCTACGAGATGCTGCGCGACGGGCGGCTCGCGGGCGCGGCGCTCGACGTCCTGAGCGACGAGCCGCTGCGTCCCGGCCACCGCTTCCTCGCCCTGCCGTCGGTCGTGGTGACGCCGCACATCGGCGGCGCCACGGTCGACGTCGTGCGGCATCAGAGCGCGATCGTCGTCGACGCGATCGAGCGCTATCTGCGCGGCGAGCGGCCGCGCTGGATCGCGAACCCGGCCGTGCTCGACGGGCGGCGCTGA
- a CDS encoding nucleotidyltransferase family protein — protein MGAGRAYEDELRASLDTMLREAGDYFAMGGRLHETVRRLASRLEAEGIAYALLGAMALGRHGYVRMTDDVDVLLTGEGLERFRERLAGRGYVGTHPGATRSFRDTESGVRVEILVTGEYPGDGKPKAVAFPDPRAAATEVEGLRVLTLPRLVELKLASGMSAPHRLRDLADVQEIIKARQLDDGFALELDQSVRPTYLDLLRAVQSAPS, from the coding sequence ATGGGAGCGGGCCGGGCGTACGAGGACGAGCTGCGTGCCTCGTTGGACACCATGCTGCGGGAGGCAGGGGACTACTTCGCCATGGGAGGCCGCCTGCACGAGACGGTGCGGCGGCTCGCGTCCCGCCTGGAGGCCGAGGGGATTGCGTATGCGCTGCTCGGGGCAATGGCGCTCGGCCGGCACGGCTACGTCCGGATGACGGACGATGTCGACGTGCTGCTCACGGGCGAGGGCCTCGAGCGGTTCCGCGAGCGGCTGGCAGGCCGTGGCTACGTCGGCACGCACCCAGGGGCGACGCGTTCGTTCCGCGACACGGAGTCAGGTGTTCGCGTCGAGATCCTGGTGACCGGCGAGTACCCGGGGGACGGGAAGCCCAAGGCGGTCGCGTTCCCTGATCCGCGCGCGGCGGCAACCGAGGTAGAAGGGCTGCGCGTTCTTACGCTCCCCAGGCTCGTCGAACTCAAGCTCGCCTCCGGGATGAGCGCCCCGCACCGCCTGCGGGATCTTGCCGACGTCCAGGAGATCATCAAGGCCCGCCAGCTCGATGACGGGTTCGCTCTCGAGCTGGACCAGAGTGTTCGTCCGACGTACCTCGACCTGCTGCGCGCCGTACAATCCGCGCCCTCGTAG
- a CDS encoding ABC transporter ATP-binding protein yields MHGEPALEVRDLRKTFGRVEAVAGVSFRVGAGEIVGFLGPNGAGKTTTMRILAGIFPPTAGEVRVAGHDVTRQPLACRRAVGYFPEYAPFYPDLGVQAYLTFVARLKRIARPAHQEAVGRALAACGLEAVARRRIGTLSKGYRQRVGLAQALLGDPPILVLDEPTIGLDPAQVVEMRALLAGLRGERTVFFSSHVIAEVAALCERVIVIARGRLVAEGAPDELGDRLRGRRRVVLKVDGPAAEVAAALGAAPGVLAVERAADGFVVEGASEAELARAAGEAVKQRGWTVLELRHEAPGLEEIFLGLVGNGGRSS; encoded by the coding sequence ATGCACGGTGAGCCGGCGCTCGAGGTGCGCGACCTCCGGAAGACGTTCGGCCGCGTCGAGGCGGTGGCGGGGGTCTCGTTCCGCGTCGGGGCGGGCGAGATCGTCGGCTTCCTCGGGCCGAACGGCGCCGGTAAGACGACGACGATGCGCATCCTGGCGGGCATCTTCCCGCCGACCGCGGGCGAGGTCAGGGTGGCGGGACACGACGTGACCCGCCAGCCGCTCGCCTGCCGCCGCGCGGTCGGCTACTTCCCGGAATACGCGCCCTTCTATCCCGACCTCGGGGTGCAGGCGTACCTCACCTTCGTGGCCCGCCTGAAGCGCATCGCGCGGCCTGCGCACCAGGAGGCGGTCGGGCGTGCACTCGCCGCCTGCGGGCTCGAAGCGGTGGCGCGGCGGCGGATCGGCACGCTCTCGAAGGGCTACCGCCAGCGCGTCGGCCTGGCGCAGGCCCTCCTCGGCGATCCGCCGATCCTCGTCCTCGACGAGCCGACCATCGGTCTCGACCCGGCCCAGGTGGTGGAGATGCGGGCGCTGCTCGCGGGGTTGCGCGGCGAGCGCACGGTGTTCTTCTCGAGCCACGTCATCGCCGAGGTGGCGGCGCTGTGCGAGCGGGTGATCGTCATCGCGCGCGGCCGGCTCGTGGCCGAGGGCGCGCCCGACGAGCTCGGCGACCGCCTGCGCGGCCGGCGTCGCGTCGTGCTCAAGGTGGACGGTCCCGCGGCCGAGGTCGCCGCCGCGCTCGGCGCCGCGCCCGGCGTCCTCGCCGTCGAGCGGGCGGCCGACGGGTTCGTCGTCGAGGGTGCGAGCGAGGCGGAGCTGGCGCGGGCGGCCGGGGAAGCCGTCAAGCAGCGCGGCTGGACGGTGCTCGAGCTGCGCCACGAGGCGCCCGGCCTCGAGGAGATCTTCCTCGGCCTGGTCGGCAACGGCGGGCGGTCCTCGTGA
- a CDS encoding DUF971 domain-containing protein: MLDTARLPASRSSHKAGLEMHPDATHIERLKEVGRYALGVEWGDRHESILPYKNLRLACPCDACTAAAPDASLAPEAERPVDFQVLGDRSLFIRWADAHETLLLVEEVRNLCRCARCVGEPDFPISGR; encoded by the coding sequence ATGCTTGACACCGCTCGGTTGCCGGCGTCCCGCTCCTCGCATAAGGCTGGCCTCGAGATGCACCCCGACGCGACGCACATCGAGCGGCTGAAGGAGGTCGGCCGCTACGCGCTCGGCGTGGAGTGGGGCGACCGGCACGAGAGCATCCTGCCGTACAAGAATCTGCGCCTCGCCTGTCCGTGCGATGCCTGCACCGCAGCCGCTCCTGATGCGTCGCTCGCGCCCGAGGCCGAGCGGCCCGTGGACTTCCAGGTCCTCGGCGACCGGAGCCTCTTCATCCGCTGGGCCGACGCGCACGAGACCCTGCTGCTGGTCGAGGAGGTCCGCAACCTCTGCCGCTGCGCGCGCTGCGTCGGGGAGCCGGACTTCCCGATCTCGGGGCGGTAG
- a CDS encoding DUF4340 domain-containing protein: protein MGRGRGSARRRAPEALAGSRTSPLTARADGAGCAGDLRGRRRGRARARAGRGPRDRRPPAPGVALHRTLALAAVAALGLGLALSTRGPIALRGRDAARGHRLFNAEPRWVRGIELELDGRHVASTRTTGGWDVDGRPAAAQTAEALGDLLDTLLALRAVDVFRTPDPTAFGLGRPRGMVTVVTGRGPRRLLVGGLNAAGSAFYARREGDPRVLQVGTLVLSEIERVFYTTEPGR, encoded by the coding sequence ATGGGTCGCGGGCGAGGAAGCGCTCGCCGGCGAGCGCCCGAAGCGCTTGCCGGAAGTCGAACGTCCCCTCTCACCGCTCGTGCTGACGGCGCGGGATGCGCGGGCGATCTTCGTGGCCGGCGCCGTGGTCGAGCCCGGGCTCGTGCTGGTCGCGGGCCTCGTGATCGCCGTCCGCCGGCGCCGGGGGTAGCGTTGCACCGGACGCTCGCCCTCGCCGCAGTGGCGGCGCTCGGCCTCGGGCTCGCCCTGAGCACACGGGGCCCGATCGCGTTGCGCGGCCGGGACGCCGCTCGCGGCCACCGGCTCTTCAACGCGGAGCCCCGCTGGGTGCGGGGCATCGAGCTGGAGCTGGACGGCCGCCACGTCGCGTCGACGCGCACCACGGGCGGCTGGGACGTCGACGGCCGGCCCGCCGCCGCGCAGACGGCCGAGGCGCTCGGCGATCTGCTCGACACCCTGCTCGCGCTGCGGGCGGTCGACGTCTTCCGCACCCCCGACCCGACCGCCTTCGGCCTCGGGCGGCCGCGCGGGATGGTCACCGTCGTCACCGGCCGCGGCCCGCGTCGCCTGCTGGTGGGCGGCCTCAACGCCGCCGGGAGCGCCTTCTACGCCCGGCGCGAGGGTGACCCGCGCGTGCTCCAGGTCGGCACCCTCGTCTTGTCGGAGATCGAGCGGGTCTTCTACACGACGGAACCGGGCAGGTAG
- a CDS encoding MBOAT family protein — translation MNYNNPTFWLLFVVVYAVYWRLRHRRQNDLLLVASYVFYGFWDYRFLFLILISTVIDFIGGLGVAGVRLPKWRRLRLAALLIGSALVLCSNVRYAALWHGLVYLDADAVRAALPERLRDLAVPLGTAAATLAYAALLPWLYALPDRTRRKTFLTISMVANLAILGFFKYCDFFVGSFVNLLHALGVQQVDVRTLGILLPPGISFYTFQAMSYTVDVYRGDATPTDDFRDFALFVCFFPHLVAGPIMRASNLLPQVLHPRQRRPGDAEEGFALVLLGLFKKVVIADNLAPMVNMIFFQYGGGGHHVPTGPESLLGLYGFMFQVYGDFSGYSSVARGIAKWLGFDLIINFQTPYLSTTPSEHWRRWHISLSSWFRDYLYIPLGGSRRGAAAEHRNVIITMTLAGLWHGAAWTYVIWGAYTGVLLCISRALGTKEVRNVAGQRLRWGWRVLLTFHLTCSSYLFFRSSSVPAALHMGARILTDFTPTATAATMLGLLLFYAAPLFALEAFTDGERHLERLFAAPWPRQAVAYAYFVLMLVVFPAVQTHEFIYFQF, via the coding sequence GTGAACTACAACAACCCGACCTTCTGGCTCCTGTTCGTGGTGGTGTACGCCGTCTACTGGCGCCTTCGCCACCGCCGCCAGAACGACCTCCTCCTGGTGGCGAGCTACGTCTTCTATGGCTTCTGGGACTACCGGTTTCTCTTCCTCATCCTCATCTCGACGGTCATCGACTTCATCGGGGGCCTCGGCGTGGCCGGCGTCCGGCTGCCGAAATGGCGCCGCCTGCGGCTCGCGGCGCTGCTGATCGGCAGCGCGCTCGTGCTGTGCAGCAACGTCCGCTACGCAGCGCTCTGGCACGGCCTCGTCTACCTCGATGCGGACGCCGTGCGCGCCGCACTCCCCGAGCGGTTGCGCGACCTCGCGGTGCCGCTCGGCACGGCGGCGGCGACCCTCGCCTATGCCGCCCTGCTGCCCTGGCTCTACGCGCTCCCGGACCGCACCCGGCGGAAGACCTTCCTCACCATCAGCATGGTCGCCAACCTCGCGATCCTCGGCTTCTTCAAGTACTGCGACTTCTTCGTCGGCAGCTTCGTGAACCTCCTGCACGCGCTCGGCGTCCAGCAGGTCGACGTGCGCACGCTCGGCATCCTCCTCCCGCCCGGGATCAGCTTCTACACCTTCCAGGCGATGAGCTACACGGTCGACGTCTACCGCGGAGACGCCACGCCCACCGACGACTTCCGGGACTTCGCGCTCTTCGTCTGCTTCTTCCCCCACCTCGTCGCGGGCCCGATCATGCGCGCCTCCAACCTGCTGCCCCAGGTGCTGCATCCCCGGCAGCGGCGCCCGGGCGACGCCGAGGAGGGCTTCGCGCTCGTGCTCCTCGGCCTCTTCAAGAAGGTCGTCATCGCCGACAACCTCGCGCCGATGGTCAACATGATCTTCTTCCAGTACGGGGGCGGCGGCCACCACGTCCCGACGGGGCCCGAGTCACTCCTCGGGCTCTACGGCTTCATGTTCCAGGTGTACGGCGACTTCTCCGGCTACTCGAGCGTCGCGCGCGGCATCGCCAAGTGGCTCGGCTTCGACCTGATCATCAACTTCCAGACGCCATACCTCTCGACGACGCCCAGCGAGCACTGGCGCCGCTGGCACATCAGCCTCTCCAGCTGGTTCCGCGACTACCTCTACATCCCGCTCGGCGGCAGCCGCCGCGGCGCGGCCGCCGAGCACCGCAACGTGATCATCACCATGACGCTCGCCGGCCTCTGGCACGGCGCGGCCTGGACCTACGTGATCTGGGGCGCGTACACGGGCGTGCTGCTCTGCATCTCGCGCGCCCTCGGCACCAAGGAGGTGAGGAACGTGGCGGGCCAGCGGCTGCGCTGGGGGTGGCGCGTCCTCCTCACCTTCCACCTCACCTGCAGCAGCTACCTGTTCTTCCGGTCGAGCAGCGTGCCGGCCGCGCTCCATATGGGCGCCCGCATCCTCACCGACTTCACGCCGACGGCGACGGCGGCCACCATGCTCGGGCTGCTGCTCTTCTACGCCGCGCCGCTCTTCGCGCTCGAGGCCTTCACCGATGGGGAGCGCCACCTCGAGCGGCTCTTCGCCGCGCCCTGGCCTCGCCAGGCGGTGGCCTACGCCTACTTCGTGCTGATGCTGGTGGTCTTCCCGGCCGTCCAGACCCATGAGTTCATCTACTTCCAGTTCTGA
- a CDS encoding HAD family phosphatase, whose translation MIRAVLFDLDGVLTDTERLHWAAYRCVLLELGVDMGLEEYRRWFIARGIGPEYTCRTYRLPVAPDELRALKAPVYRALLEEGVRPMPGAREALARLATSHRLALATNTARAEVDLILAQLGLGPFLRPTITREDYVRAKPAPDAYLAAAAALGLAAAECAVVEDTERGAAAALAAGIPVIAVPNDLTFDNDFTGCACRLASLDELTAELLGRLT comes from the coding sequence GTGATCCGCGCCGTGCTGTTCGACCTCGACGGGGTGCTGACCGACACCGAGCGCCTGCACTGGGCCGCCTACCGGTGCGTGCTGCTCGAGCTCGGCGTCGACATGGGGCTCGAGGAGTACCGGCGGTGGTTCATCGCCCGCGGCATCGGTCCCGAGTACACCTGCCGGACGTACCGCCTGCCCGTGGCGCCCGACGAGCTGCGCGCGCTGAAGGCGCCGGTGTACCGCGCCTTGCTCGAGGAGGGCGTGCGGCCGATGCCCGGGGCGCGCGAGGCCCTGGCCCGTCTGGCCACCAGTCACCGTCTCGCGCTCGCGACCAACACGGCGCGGGCGGAGGTCGACCTGATCCTCGCACAGCTCGGTCTCGGGCCGTTTCTGCGCCCGACGATCACGCGCGAGGATTACGTCCGGGCGAAGCCTGCCCCCGACGCCTACCTCGCGGCCGCGGCGGCGCTCGGCCTCGCGGCGGCGGAATGCGCCGTGGTGGAGGACACGGAGCGAGGTGCGGCGGCCGCGCTCGCCGCCGGCATCCCCGTGATCGCCGTGCCGAACGACCTGACCTTCGACAACGACTTCACGGGCTGCGCCTGCCGGCTCGCGTCGCTCGACGAGCTGACGGCCGAGCTGCTCGGCCGGCTGACCTAG
- a CDS encoding helix-turn-helix transcriptional regulator translates to MFAARGYEGASTRDIAARAGVNISSLHYHWESKETLYFAVFRNVFDQIVDLLENTLPPLLGRRRDRRAVVDVAMGALFDFFAGNPNVPKLLLRRIIDDADADLGIERDVLAPSWEQFSAWLARLGRPFSDAESRLFMLSVHSVLLVYLLDSTAYRSLLGGSVHTAPIREQVRRHVIELVHRLLAA, encoded by the coding sequence GTGTTCGCCGCCAGGGGCTACGAGGGTGCCTCGACGCGCGACATCGCGGCGCGCGCCGGGGTGAACATCTCGAGCCTCCACTATCACTGGGAATCGAAGGAGACGCTCTACTTCGCCGTCTTTCGCAACGTCTTCGACCAGATCGTCGACCTGCTCGAGAACACCCTGCCACCGCTCCTCGGCCGCCGCCGCGACCGGCGGGCCGTCGTCGACGTCGCCATGGGGGCGCTCTTCGACTTCTTCGCGGGCAATCCGAACGTCCCGAAGCTCCTCCTGCGCCGCATCATCGACGACGCGGACGCCGACCTCGGCATCGAGCGCGACGTGCTGGCTCCGAGCTGGGAGCAGTTCTCGGCGTGGCTCGCGCGGCTCGGACGCCCGTTCAGCGATGCGGAGTCGCGCCTCTTCATGCTCTCCGTGCATTCCGTGCTGCTCGTCTACCTGCTCGACAGCACCGCCTATCGGAGCCTCCTCGGTGGCAGCGTGCACACGGCCCCGATCCGCGAGCAGGTGCGCCGGCACGTGATCGAGCTGGTGCACCGGCTGCTGGCGGCCTGA
- a CDS encoding hydantoinase B/oxoprolinase family protein yields MATAPRRQVSRPLRPAARGPARAAGVDAVTTEIILGAFETICYEMATHVSLTATTPILNQSNERNATILDAAGQLAALSVGIPQFMLSSTLPVRFAVEFFGPDGLHDGDVLVGNDPYHGGGHLPDYNVFAPVFHAGECALIASIQCHHADTGGGAPGGYNVNAPDIWAEGVRFPALKLVEKGVKRRDVEYMMAANSRTPTFLGDLRAQVGAAELGVRRLKEVLARFGTATVRAAVRAIIAYARRRFREEVARWPDGTYQSDVYVDHDPHGKRDIHVHCAVTVRGSKLTIDFTGSDDRPDIQAYSTFGNTRGYVVAQLASMMDPAIPKNEGFFDGIELIVPKGCCLNPPEGKSVAAGTHHPGTEVGEAIAKALERVVPERTCPQIYKMGMPTVIFGTHPRDGKVFIDHSVDSFAAYCGAVRGQDGWGAMNVSFGNLIRATAEINEAIFPVRQLARDYETDTGGAGEFRGNCGSLYQKQVLVPATVYTYVVGKRYPMPGIAGGKPGSPNRLVVRAGGPDAFEVGERAEYIEHAAGERYEYHYGGGGGWGDPLDRPPAKVLEDVLDEYVSVEGARRDYGVVLTGSLDDLTLAVDREATSGLRAEMRRDRTP; encoded by the coding sequence ATGGCCACCGCCCCGCGCAGGCAGGTGTCGCGTCCGCTCCGGCCGGCGGCGCGCGGCCCGGCCCGGGCCGCCGGCGTGGACGCGGTCACCACCGAGATCATCCTCGGGGCGTTCGAGACCATCTGCTACGAGATGGCGACGCACGTGAGCCTGACGGCCACCACGCCGATCCTGAACCAGTCGAACGAGCGGAACGCCACCATCCTCGACGCCGCGGGCCAGCTCGCCGCGCTGTCCGTCGGCATCCCGCAGTTCATGCTTTCTTCGACCCTGCCGGTCCGCTTCGCGGTCGAGTTCTTCGGCCCCGACGGGCTCCACGACGGCGACGTGCTGGTCGGCAACGACCCGTACCACGGCGGCGGGCACCTGCCTGACTACAACGTCTTCGCCCCGGTCTTCCACGCGGGCGAGTGCGCGCTGATCGCCTCGATTCAGTGTCACCACGCCGACACGGGCGGCGGCGCGCCCGGCGGCTACAACGTCAACGCCCCCGACATCTGGGCCGAGGGCGTCCGCTTTCCGGCGTTGAAGCTCGTCGAGAAGGGGGTGAAGCGCCGCGACGTCGAGTACATGATGGCCGCGAACAGCCGCACGCCCACCTTCCTCGGCGACCTGCGCGCGCAGGTGGGGGCGGCCGAGCTCGGCGTCCGCCGCCTGAAGGAGGTGCTCGCGCGGTTCGGCACGGCGACCGTGCGCGCGGCGGTGCGGGCGATCATCGCCTACGCGCGGCGCCGCTTCCGTGAGGAGGTCGCGCGCTGGCCCGACGGCACGTACCAATCGGACGTCTACGTGGACCACGATCCGCACGGCAAGCGCGACATCCATGTCCACTGCGCGGTGACGGTGCGCGGCAGCAAGCTGACGATCGACTTCACCGGCTCGGACGACCGGCCGGACATCCAGGCCTACTCGACCTTCGGCAACACGCGCGGCTACGTCGTCGCGCAGCTCGCCTCGATGATGGACCCCGCCATTCCGAAGAACGAGGGCTTCTTCGACGGGATCGAGCTGATCGTCCCGAAGGGCTGCTGCCTGAACCCGCCCGAGGGGAAGTCGGTGGCCGCGGGCACGCATCACCCCGGAACGGAGGTCGGCGAGGCGATCGCCAAGGCGCTCGAACGCGTCGTCCCCGAGCGGACCTGCCCGCAGATCTACAAGATGGGGATGCCGACGGTCATCTTCGGCACCCACCCGCGCGACGGCAAGGTCTTCATCGATCATTCGGTGGATTCCTTCGCCGCCTATTGCGGCGCGGTGCGGGGGCAGGACGGCTGGGGCGCGATGAACGTGTCCTTCGGCAACCTGATCCGCGCCACCGCCGAGATCAACGAGGCGATCTTCCCCGTCCGCCAGCTCGCGCGCGATTACGAGACCGACACGGGTGGAGCGGGAGAGTTTCGCGGCAACTGCGGGAGCCTCTACCAAAAGCAGGTGCTCGTGCCCGCCACCGTGTACACCTACGTGGTCGGGAAGCGCTACCCGATGCCGGGCATCGCCGGCGGAAAGCCGGGCTCGCCGAACCGTCTCGTGGTGCGGGCCGGCGGGCCCGACGCCTTCGAGGTGGGCGAGCGGGCCGAGTACATCGAGCACGCCGCGGGGGAGCGCTACGAGTACCACTACGGCGGCGGCGGCGGCTGGGGCGACCCGCTCGATCGGCCGCCCGCGAAGGTGCTCGAGGACGTGCTCGACGAGTACGTCTCGGTCGAAGGTGCGCGCCGGGACTACGGGGTCGTCCTGACGGGGTCGCTCGACGACCTGACGCTGGCCGTCGACCGTGAGGCCACGTCGGGGCTTCGCGCCGAGATGCGCCGGGACCGGACCCCGTGA
- a CDS encoding response regulator transcription factor, with translation MGKIRVLLVDDHTVVRQGLRRLLESDEEIEIVGEAGDGRTATELAQRIHPNVVVMDIALPELNGIEATRQIIKRNDGTRVLILTMHADDVYVRQALKAGARGYLLKDSEDLDLLKAIKAIGRGGSFFSPAVSKVLLEGYLGDAAGQDVEDNLALLTDREREVLQLIAEGKTNKEVAALLSVSINTVETHRKHIMEKLDLHNTAEIVRFALRKKIVH, from the coding sequence ATGGGAAAGATCAGAGTCCTCTTGGTTGACGACCATACGGTCGTGCGACAGGGCCTGCGGCGGCTCCTCGAGTCCGACGAGGAGATCGAGATCGTCGGCGAGGCGGGCGACGGCCGCACGGCGACCGAGCTCGCGCAGCGCATCCATCCGAACGTGGTCGTCATGGACATCGCCCTTCCGGAGCTGAACGGCATCGAGGCCACCCGCCAGATCATCAAGCGCAACGACGGCACGAGGGTCCTCATCCTCACCATGCATGCCGACGACGTGTACGTCCGTCAGGCCTTGAAAGCCGGCGCGCGCGGCTATCTGCTGAAGGACTCCGAGGACCTGGACCTGCTGAAGGCCATCAAGGCCATCGGACGCGGCGGCTCCTTCTTCAGCCCGGCGGTGTCGAAGGTCCTGCTCGAAGGGTATCTCGGCGACGCCGCGGGACAGGACGTGGAGGACAACCTCGCGCTGCTCACCGACCGCGAGCGCGAGGTGCTGCAGCTGATCGCCGAGGGGAAGACGAACAAGGAAGTGGCGGCGCTGCTGTCGGTCAGCATCAACACGGTCGAGACGCACCGCAAGCACATCATGGAGAAGCTCGATCTCCACAACACTGCGGAGATCGTGCGCTTCGCGCTGCGCAAGAAGATCGTTCACTGA